In the genome of Clostridia bacterium, the window TGCTATGGCTCTCAAAATTCTTATATATGTTCCAATATAAGTGCGTTCATAGTAATCCTCGGGTGCCTGGAAAAACTGAATGAGCTGAGCCGGCACCAATAACACATAAGGTGTTCTGTCAAGAACAACTGCAATTCTTCCTTCAAGTAAGGCTGCGACAACCTTATCAGGTTTCTCTGTTCCTTGAGTCTGTGGAAAAGGAGAGTAAGGATTGTCTTCTATGAATGCTTCTATATATCCATTGGCCAATACCCCATCTATATCTATCTTCTTTATACGGCTCTTAACCTCTTTTACCAGTTTAGCATCTGCCAAGCCCCCCACATATAAAACAGCAAGGTCTGTCTTTGTCCTTCTTCCAACTTTGGAGACTTCAACTTTTAAGGTCGGATCCGGCAATGTCTTCCTTATAACAGCCACATTATTCCATAAATCTTCTATGAAGCCCTCTTTTGAGCCCCTTAGCGTTCTTTCATTCTCAGGTTCAGTGACCTGCCTTGCTTTCACCCCAGCTACTTCCAATATTATGATTTGATCAATGTTATTCAATAGCAGGATAACTCTACCTTGGAACATTTCATCTTTAGCAAGGTTTTTGTCTTTTAATGCCTTTATTGTTCCTACGGTCAAACAGCTATCCATCAATCTCTTCACAAATGAACTGCTGCCAGAGTCCTTCCCGGCCTTGTCCTTGAAGTTCATCAACGGTTTGATGATATTTACATTAAGTGTATTCTTATCTATACTGCCATACGTATAAATCAGTACGGCTTCTAAATCCTCGCTGCCCCCTATCATTAAATCCCTGAACACTATATCTCCATTGCCCGCAAGCTCGCGTCTGAACCACTCCTCTGCATCTAAAGCAGGGGCAGCTGCCTTCCCGGAATTATCCGGTCTTAATCGAGCTGTTGTCGCAATCTGTTTTATTGTTTTATATTTTTGGGGTTTCACTTTGCGTTTGATGCTAATGAGACGTTTCACCATTACCACTCCTTGTCACTGCCTTTTGCTAATGGTATTAATAAGTCAAATTCCATTTAAGCTATTATCTTCATATTAATTGATTATTATTAGCATAAAAAAACAAGGGTGGAAACTAACGTTTCCACCCTTGTCATTATACTTCCCTATACAATACCTCAAGCATCATCTTAAGTCCTTGAAGTCCTATGTTCAATACTCTGCTTTCCTTTATAACCTCTGACAGTTTGTCCTCAACCATCCTTATCTTCTTTTCCTTGATAAACTCCTTATTCTCCCTTGAAACGAAACATCCCTTTCCAATTACCGATTCAATAAAGCCTTCGTTCTCAAGCTCATCGTAGGCTCTCTTGGTAGTAATAACACTTATATGCAACTCAGCTGCCAGCTTCCTTATAGAGGGCAGACCCTCTCCAGGTTTCAACTGCTGATTTATAATCAACTTTTTTATCTGGTTCGCAATCTGTTCATATATTGGTTCGCGTGTCGAATTGCTGACTGTTATATCCATATATATACACCTCACTCTTGTGGAGACTGATAGCGAGACAGGTTCTGTCCTGACTGTTATGGCTGATTATGCACACTGAAAGCCTTGAAATTGTATATTCTGTATATAGTGTATATACTGTCTATACCGTGCATACCATATATGTACAGTATAGACATTTTTGTCATCTGTGTCAATAAAAAGGTGAAGCATGTAGAATGTAGTAAATGATGATAGAATTATGTCCTGAGGTGTCAGAGGGTACTGTGAAAAATATTGAAAAAAAGCAAAAAATACGACAAATCAAAAAAAGGTGGAGATAGAATAGTCTGGCAATGTTAAAATACTGTCTTAAAAGCCATCCTGGAGCCCGTTTTTAAGCTTTATATGTATCATAAGGCAGTAATGCTTGACCTTATTCCTACCATCCCATCCCTAATCTTCCTACAGTTTGTTTATGTAAACCTATTTCAGTTTATAATGTCATTATTTATTAGCAGGGTAATGTATATAATATTAGCAGCGATAATTTAATCAGAAAGGAAAGAATACCTTTGAGATTTAACAGAAAGACAGCATTGTACACCTTTATTATATTCTCTCTGGCATTATATCTAAGACTTCGATTTGTTGTATACACGCCCTTTGAATTCAAAATAGATGCCTGGAGCATGTATCATTATGCCTTGAATGTCATGGGTGGAGAATACTACGGCCATAGATTCGGGGAGCATTGGGCGAGATATGCTTATTGGCCTCCTTTATATATCTTCTTTACAGGCTTTGTCTACAGGTTTTTGGACACAGCGC includes:
- a CDS encoding spore germination protein, coding for MKRLISIKRKVKPQKYKTIKQIATTARLRPDNSGKAAAPALDAEEWFRRELAGNGDIVFRDLMIGGSEDLEAVLIYTYGSIDKNTLNVNIIKPLMNFKDKAGKDSGSSSFVKRLMDSCLTVGTIKALKDKNLAKDEMFQGRVILLLNNIDQIIILEVAGVKARQVTEPENERTLRGSKEGFIEDLWNNVAVIRKTLPDPTLKVEVSKVGRRTKTDLAVLYVGGLADAKLVKEVKSRIKKIDIDGVLANGYIEAFIEDNPYSPFPQTQGTEKPDKVVAALLEGRIAVVLDRTPYVLLVPAQLIQFFQAPEDYYERTYIGTYIRILRAIAFLVTTSAAPAYIALTSFHPELVPLELLLNIAELRKKVPFPPVIEALIMEFVIESLREAGLRLPTAVATTLGVVGGIILGDAAVRSNLVSPAMIIVITITIICNFIIPNYSMSLVIRLLRLFLILAAASFGAFGITLGWLIIIIHLCSLESFGVPYFAPIAPTRFKDLKDLYIRVPIWAMKERPVSIPGYNKKRVVNAREQKDGK
- a CDS encoding GntR family transcriptional regulator; translation: MDITVSNSTREPIYEQIANQIKKLIINQQLKPGEGLPSIRKLAAELHISVITTKRAYDELENEGFIESVIGKGCFVSRENKEFIKEKKIRMVEDKLSEVIKESRVLNIGLQGLKMMLEVLYREV